The nucleotide window gggaggggaagcctgggagaggcaacggtgggggaaagggtttactttccttgtggtaagatccagagggactgggtcttgggggtccccgggcaaggtcttggggggaccagagtgtaccaggcactggaattcctggttggtggcagcgctacgggtactaagctggtagttgagcttagaggaattcatgctggtacccatcttttggacgctaaggttcagagtggggatttataccatgacatcctCAAAGGCTCCCTTGGCACAGGGCTCCCGCTGACAGAGGGAAACAAGCCCCAGCCTCCCAGCCTGTGCTTAATGCTGCGCTGTGTCTAATGCCCctggctgctcccaggagctgtgtggggaaGGCAGTGCGGGCTGCCTACAAATCCACCAGATCAGCAGCCTTGGCTGGAAATCTGAACGCCTCCGATCCCGCCTCTTGGGGTGAGAACGAGCGCTGACCCCAGTCCCTGCCAGGCCGGTGAAGGCGCTGGGTGGGCACTGATGGGCCGTGGGCATTACCTGGCCATTGAGCAGATAGTGCACCAGGAAGATGAAGGCTCCCTGCAGGCTGCTGACGATGGTGAATAAATAGGCCATGACTATGGCTGCTGGGCCGACTTGGAGGAGACCAAGGCTCCATGTGCAGCCCAGAAGGAAGAGTTGGGCGATGGCTTTAAAGGTCAGTAACCTGGATAAAGGCAGATGGAGAGATCCCGTTACAATAACTCTATGGAGAGCAATTGGGTCAGGGGGATCCgggcagagtggggtggagctTCCATCCCTGGCTTTCCTATGTGGGACAGGCTTACTGTCAATGCAAACACACTGGGAATTCATTCCTATGGATCCTAGATATGCTGTTCCCCTCCTgcaatcccccaccccctccagtgcCAAGACATCTGACCCTCCAGGACTGTTTTGTTGCCCTCTCACCTGTGGTCTCTGACAGTGGACACATCTGCATTGAGGGAGAAGAGTCTGTTTCTCAGGATCCACAGGGTCAGCACAAAGAACATTATATTTAtctgtgggaacagtgggaaataTTTCCTGTAAAACATCCCATCTGGGGCCGGTGACTTCAGCTGAGGCAGAGAACGATCCCAGAGGACCGAGCCAAACACTGCACAACCGGGGACTGCTCATTTCCGGTGGGAATTATCCCCTCCCCGTAATATCCCCTGGAAGCTCTCGGTCTGTCCCCTTGCATAGAgctggcagcacagccagggctgagATGGATCAATGGGATCACAGAGGCCAGATGCTGCTCAGAGTTCAATATGGAGCCTCTCCAGTGCAGTCAGCAGTTATTTGGggcttacattggtgtaactgagagcaggatcCAGCTCAGAGATTCCAGATCCTGCCTGTAGAATACTCCTTGCCATTTTCAGACTGTAACAAATTCTACACCCCCCTCCAACTTCCACAGGGGTAGGGAGGAATATGTAGGGACACTTGTTTCCTCCCCTACAAAAAACATTGCAGAGTGGAGCCCTCTCCCTTCCTTGTTCCTTGGGTCATTAACTCAACTAGACCAAACTCTTCTGTCTTCACTTGGCAAATCTCCTGCTGACGTCCCTGGGAGCTGTGCCCGAGTAACGGCTGCAGGCCTGGGGATACAGCACAGGGACTCATTCAGGGATAGACCACAGCCGATGAGCCAGGTGGGACCTAAGTGGGTCTTTCCTTATGTTTTATGGGCCaacttcccctccctgcttcacTTAAATCAATGGGGTCACAGAGGTGAGAGGAGAATGTGGTTCAGTGAGGTACCCACCAGGATTATGGCACAGACTGGACCCAGGAAGCTCCAGTGAAAGCCTCTCTCCAGGCTGAGCCAGCAGCTACAGACAGGGAGGAAGAAGAaagtgactttaatgggattactGCCTTTTTTCAGCCCTGAGTGCAGAGAGGAGGTATCACAGGGCAGCTGGCTCTCAAAAGCGAGATGGATCTCAGCCTGCCTGTGACATGGCCGACTCTCTTGTGGGCAGCAGGAAAACAGCCTTCCCCATCTACCTCAGCATGTCCTGCTTCCAGCCACCACTTCCTCTTCCACCTCCTCAAATGACCCTTTCTGGTGGATGGGCCAGTATTGATGGAGGGCCAGACATGCAGCGGAGGGACCTTGGCCTAGCTGCACTGAAGGAAGTGGAGctgccctgatttacaccagctgaggatctagcctggGGTGTCTAGAACAGACCACGCCCCGTTTTAGTGGAGTCTCTCACTTTAGAGAGGGGATGCTCAGGGATTTGCTCATAGTAAGAAGGTGTATTTGTTTCCTACCCACCGGCCCCAGAAacccagcctgggagctgggagtccagtgggatctttctggcttgtTCTTCCATATCATCAGTGGGGTGAGGAGTGCAGATGTCTGACAGGGGGCACCTCAACTACAGCGCTCGGGGCAGCTTAGTGTCCCTGGGGATGGGAAGGGTCCCGGGGGGACATTCAGCTCCCaggcagggtgagcagggaaaTCTAGGTTCAAGTCAGACCTGGGGTGAGCCGGACAAGCACATGGAAGCCCCATCCTAGCTCCCCTTCGGGATGGGCGCTGAACGTACTGTGTGGAAGATTCGTAGCCTTCAGGATTCACCCCTGCAGAAATAGCCACCAccagggctgggaatccatagCCGAACGGGTACATGAATCTCTTCTTGAACCGGCTGGCACTGGTGTAATTCACGACCTTCAGCTTCTTGACGGTGAGGAAGAGGTACAGCCCCTCCAGGAACatccaggtgaagcaggccaggAAGAGGTTGTGTAGGAGGCCAGCAATGACAGCACACACcacctgggagagagagagccccGGGACACTGTGGTGGGGAAGAGAAATGCTGAGTATGAGGGAGACCTTCCGGGAGGGGGGAGTGACACCGGGATTCTTGTTAGCACAGCTCTCCAGGTATAGTGCTCCGTGACCCAGAGATGGAAGGTACCTTGGTTTCTGGAGAGTCCTGCGGGTGCACATTGCTGATGCAGGAAGGGAGCGGAGATTAGTGGTTaaaggaggggaggagggctCAGGGGATCCagattctgttcccagccctgccacagagTCCCTGGGTGACCATAGGCAAGTCACGTAGGAGAGGAATCGAGGCACAGGGAGAGTGTGACATAGGGATAGAACTGGCTGAACTCCAGGGATTGGGGACACTCAGACCACTCAGACCAGTGTGAAGGGGCCTAATGGGGTGGAAACATCCCCCCAGGAACACTCCCTGTGTCCTGCACAGCCCAGAATCTAGGGAGAACAAAGGGGTTCAAAGCCACACACCCCAGACCTGCTGCGAGTGGAGGAACAGAGCAGCGGAGAATCAGGCCGTTCCTGAGGGCAGATGCGGGTCACCGGGGTGAGGAAGAGCAGGTCggccaggaagaggcagaggcaaAGCTGCAGGTGGAGGGAGGTGCTGACGTTGCGGATGGAGCGGCACAGAAGGAAGGTGAGGATGGCGAGGAAGAGGCACAGCAGGGAGAGGGTCAGTCCCACATAGGTGATGATGGTCAGTGGGGAACTCTCCTGTAACACAGCAAAGGGGAAATCACCAGTGACCCCAGCCGAGCCCCCTCAGCTCCGACTCAGCCTTTTCCCCAGCAAAGCCTCCAGTGACTCCAGGGAGAGCTTTGCCCATGGCTGAGTGAGGAGCACAGGGTCCTGCCCTGTGACCTGAGTCTCACGGTGAGATACCGTCACTGCGATGGGAGCCATTAGGACGGCGAAGCTGGAGAGATGGTCACAGCTGCAGGTGGTGTGAGTACTGTTCGTGTGCACGGCGGTGCAGCCATCCGGAGACCAGCTGCCGCTCTCGGCCACTACTTTCCAGTAGATGCAGAgagcctcttcctcctcttttttgGCCTGGAAACACCACAGAATCATCCTCATCCTCATGGGACCACAGAACGTCGGTTCTTTTATTCCATGGCTATAGCAAACTCGAGGTCACCTACAGCTCCACGGCTCTCCCCACGCAGCCTCTAGTGCCCACTGGGGCCATCCCAGTGGCAGCAGAGAGAGAACACAGATCCTGCTGCTGCAAAAGCCCAGGCCCTGCTATTGGAAAAAAAGGGTGATAAATCCTTGCCAGCCAATAGCACCATAAGGAATGTGAGCTGAGCAGTTCCGACAgcgtccagcagagggcagtgctgcgtgcacacatacacatacgCACCCTAACCACTTCATTACCATATCAAAGAGTTTCATGCTGACTCCCTGAACCCCACTATCTGCACAAAGCGGCTTTCCAGTTATTCCGGCTCAGGGGTGAGCTAGGCGGAGCTCTTACCCTAGAGCACTTTGCACAGCCCTGTGTTGTGCTGTGACCCCCGGTAACCTCCTCCAGTAACACAGCCCCAGTGCATCAGGAATAAGGAGGCCTCCTCTTCTCAGGACCACCAGGAGCCAGAAAGGCAGCACGGTCCAAACACCTAGAAGGAGATGGTGCCTTCTATATACCCCTCTGGAGCCCCAGCTGTGGAGCAAAGCGAGGGGATCTCCCTCCGCGCACCTGTCTGTGGCACAGGGTGAAGTCTGCGGATCTGGAGAGGGGAATGGGTCTCCCGTCTCCGACGGCCCCACTCACCACCCTGGAGTTGAGGTGACTCTTCTCCAGCTTCCCACCACCTGGTTGATTTCCCTCGCTGAGACGTCTTGCACTGATGATGGAGTCCAGGATGGAGTAGGAAATAAAAGCAGCAGTCTCCAAACCTGTTGTGAGATGAGGTGATCCCTCGTTAGGGAGATGGAGTCGCTATGGCAAAGAATgagctggccaggtgcccaggggTCACAATGAGGATTCGGGGCCCTGAATAGGCAGCTGAGGGTCCACGTTACTCTGGTCCCCTACGTCTCCATTTGGGGTTCTATCTAGACTAGGGCGTTCTTGCCCTTTCCATTCTCTGGGCTCACTTCATACCAGAGACCCTCTCATGAGCTGtctcccctctgcacccccaaATCCTCACTGCTCAGGGCTCAAGCTGTGGGACAGACAGGAACGAAGgtgccagctccatggcccaaagCCTGAGAACCACTGGCTCAGCCAGCAAGGAGCACTCCAGGGCTAGAGActgaggccggggccggcctggAGATCcatagggagggagggagggagggaggaacggGGGAACCCAGACTGGAGTTCGGTGCCAGGGAACCGCTCTGTGCCGTGGTTTGGGCCCTGGGTGTCGCCATCCCCAGGATGGTACCTTGTGTGGCTACCCCAGTGACTGCATCACAGTGCACGTCCATCGTCTCCTCGTGAGCTCTCAGCTTGAAGACTTCGCTGTgctggctgcagttccctgtgACGAGCCACTTCTGGATAgctgcaaggggtggggggaggaattaCAGAGCCCCTCGCTGTGAAACTGCTTCCCTGGGAATCTGTCCATTCTGGGTCAGAtccacccccctcccactccGCTTGGAGCCGGAGGGGCTTCAGAGCTCttctgcactaggggagggggaagtttGGTGCTCTCCCCCGCGAGTTGCCTGATCACCCCTCCcatatcccctccccccattctggCCGTGTCTCCCTGGGGATGCTGCGTCCCCAGCAGGGGGAgtagtgtgggtggggggaggcgccTGGCTCAGCGTGGCAGCCCCTGGTGGTGGAAAGCCAAATATCACATTTAAACCCTTCTCGGGCATTGCTGTTGCTCCTCGGGGCACTGGCGGGGCTGGGTTATATTTCCTGGTGCAGGGGCAATGCTGTTCTCTGTCTGTACTGAACACAGGCTCACATCACAATGATATATAGGCTCTAACTTTCAGTGGATTTGGGGCACAGAGTGTAACcccatatctcacagcagccagcAGGTGGCGCTGAGAGCCACacgtcccccctcacccagagactctGTCGTCACGTTCTGTGTTGTCTCCAGAGACCGGagagcagtggccagtgcagccAGTTCCACGCTCTGCAGCAGGACGGTCACGGCCGACCCCTGTCCGTGTCTctgctgtcccagagggaggtgcTGTTCAGGAGGGCATTGAAACGGAGAGTCATGTTCTGGGGACAGgaaaggaaaagccctgggagcgAGGAGTCCGGGGGTTCAGGTGCCACGTCCCACGTGTTCCCAGGGGGTGTCAGGCATCACAGCCAATGCCAGTTCAGGAGGCAGCAATGCTCTCAGAGGGGGGAGCCCTATACAAGGGAGGTCCACTGAGGCTGACTCAGGACCCCACTGGGACCTGAAGCTAACTGGGGCTAGAACCCTTTGTCCTTCCTTCTTCACTcctgctcccccatccctccattACAGATGCCATGGAACAACATTGTCACAAGCCCATGGTTTCCTACGCTGTCGCTATGCTGCATCAGGCAGCTGCTCAGAAATGTCTGGCAGGGCAGGGATAGGGCACAGATCCTGGTGCCTGAAACACTCAGGTCACTGACACATGAGTTGAAGGAGAATCCCCATTAACTGTTAGCAGTATAGCACCTCTGATGAACAACAACGGTTCTGAACACTAGACGGCGCATGCGGGTGGATAACACAAATGAGCACTCACACAAACACCACTAGTGggtgcaccccccctccccacagcagtggAGGGCACAGGTCTTGTCTGAGGAGTATCTAtatgtctccctcccctccagtgaGATTCCTAACCTGGCACAGCAGCATGCATGGCTCTGGGGCACACTCAGGGGCACTAGCCTGCAGGGCACATTTAAGGGGCGGAGCCTCTCATCTCCAGTGATAACGCCGCACTCCCATCTCCAGACGTGGACATGAAACTGTCTAATGTTGAAATAAAGAAAGAGCAAaaactgctgctcctgctgctccgcTTTCCCTGCAGAGAGACCCAGGGCAGAGGTGAgttctgcagctgcagaagggAGATCGACATTGGTGTTTGCCTTATGCAGGGACCTGATCCTGACACCTCACATTGACTGAATAAAGCTTTTATATCGGATGTGTCCAGGACATGTACAATGGTTCTGTTGCCACAGCGAAAGGTTCATGTGAGAAATGAAACAGTTTCTAGTAACAGCTGGAATACATCAAGGCTTGGGACTAAGCCCTTTTTTGTTCATATTGGTGCTGGATGCATTGACAGAAAGCAGCCAGAGAGGAATCCCCTGGCACGTCTTTTACAGATGTTGTAGTGCTCGTGTtgggagaggaaagaggaagTGAAGGAAGATGCAGAGAGACACGGAAGTGCATATTGGAAAGAAACGACATGAAAATCAGCAGAAGAAATCAGAGTATATGATCTGTAGATTCAGTGCTCTCCTGCAGGAAGACAAGGGGTGTGTAAGTCTGGGGACCAGCCACTAGCAAAACTACAGAAGTTTTAGAAGGTTTGATAtcgatttgcaaacacctagaagataataaggtgataaataacagtcagcatggatttgtcaagaataaatcctgTGAAATCAACCTGACAGCTTCCTTTggcaggataacaagccttgtggctgggggaagcggtagatatggtatatcttgacgtTAGTGAGGTTTTTGACACTGTCTCACGTgacaaacaaactagagaaatacaatctATATGCAGCCACtctaaggtaggtgcataactagttggaaaaccgttcccagcgagcagttatcagtggtgcacagtcaagctggaagggcataacaagtggggtccctcagggatcagtgatgggtccggttctgttcaatattttcatcagtgatttagatcatGGCACACAgagaacacttataaagtttgcggatgatcccaagctgggagggcttgtAAGTGCTGTGGAGGATCGgactaaatttcaaaatgatctggacacactggagaaatggtctgaagtaaataggatgaagttcaagaaggacaaatgcaaagttctctatttaggaaagaacaatcagttgcccaCATaccaaatgagaaatgactgcctaggaaagggCACTGCGGAAAgggctctgggggtcatagtggatcacaagctaaataaggcctggtctacactacacgtttatttcaaatttagcagcattaaacggAATTAACGCTAAACCCGTCCATACAATGAAGctctttatttcgatataaagggctcttaatatcgatatctgtactcctccccaagaAGGGGAGTAGtgttgaaatcggtattgccatttcggattagggttagtgtggctgcaattcaatgATATTGGCCtcagggagctatcccacagtgcaccattgtgaccactctggacagcagtctgaactcagatgctctgaccaggtagacaggaaaagccctgcgaatttTTGAatcttatttcctgtttgcccagtatgGAGaggtgatcagcacaggtgaccatggagagctcatcagaacaggtaaccatgcagtctgagaatcgaaaaagagctccagcatggatggcacgggaggtactggatctgaacactgtatggggagaggattccgtgctagcagaactatgttccaaaagacgaaatgccaaaacatttgaaaaaatctcaaggGGCACGatagagagaggccacaatagggactcactatagtgccatgtgaaagttaaggagctcagacaaacctaccagaaaaccaatgaagcaaatggaaggtccggggcagagccacagacatgccacttctatgctgagctgcatgcaattctaggtggGGCCGCCGCCTTTATCCCATCCCTGACTGTGGATTTCGAGGAGGGGGTAATCTctgccatgcctgaggattctgcggacagagaagatgaggaggaggaggaggacgatgagcttgaggagagcacacagctctcggttctccccaacagccaggatctttttctccaCCTGACtgaagtaccctcccaaccctcccaaggcggtatcccagaccatgaagccaaggatcacaagctaaataagagtcaacagtgtaatgctgttgcaaaaaaaccaaacctcattctgggatgtatttgcacagcagttctcaaactttcctactggtgacccctttcacataggaagcctctgagtgcaaccccccttataaattaaaaacatttacatttacatttaacacaattataaatgctggaggcaaaggggggtttgggatgcagactGACAGCTGATGACACCCCCATGTAATACCCTCATTccctcctgaggggtcctgaaCCCCAGTTTCAGAACCCCTGTACTAgcgggagtgttgtaagcaagacacaagaagtaattcttccgctctgctagAGGGATAAGGAGGATCGAGTCCTAGCGATGAAAGAAACCAACACAGAATTTCCCTGATCTTGAATGAGGTTTACAGGGGTCACCGTAATACCATCAGCAAaggtttttgtctgggaatttctGTATTGGCTGATCTCTGTGCACATGCCAGTCCTGTGCTGCCAACAGTTTAACGTGTGGCTGCTCCAaaatcccttccttcctccccatctcactctgtctctctctcccatccaTTTACACTCAGCTTTGCCTGTCCCTCCTGCTCCCATCTCTGAGGCTTCCTGAAGTGTTTCCATCTGCTCTGCAGAGAAACCTGCTGGGTACAGATGCCTCTGCCCGTTGGGGAGAACCCACCTTTACatttgccttagccctgctgtgctgccgaccaggagctgcccaaggtaagcaccacctgAGCCCCCTCTGGCACCCAAACCCCCTTCCAGGGCCTGAATCCCgctctccctcctgcaccccaaccccttgcctgaGCTCTGAGCCCCATCCCCGAGCCTGaaccccacatccccacctgcaTGCCAACCCCATTCCCCAGGCTtgacctggagcctgc belongs to Gopherus flavomarginatus isolate rGopFla2 chromosome 10, rGopFla2.mat.asm, whole genome shotgun sequence and includes:
- the LOC127030058 gene encoding LOW QUALITY PROTEIN: adhesion G protein-coupled receptor E3-like (The sequence of the model RefSeq protein was modified relative to this genomic sequence to represent the inferred CDS: inserted 1 base in 1 codon) produces the protein MLGEWGLGRRDARLEDDHGLGESPADKVNGKDVTQNMTLRFNALLNSTSLWDSRDXGQGSAVTVLLQSVELAALATALRSLETTQNVTTESLAIQKWLVTGNCSQHSEVFKLRAHEETMDVHCDAVTGVATQGLETAAFISYSILDSIISARRLSEGNQPGGGKLEKSHLNSRVVSGAVGDGRPIPLSRSADFTLCHRQAKKEEEEALCIYWKVVAESGSWSPDGCTAVHTNSTHTTCSCDHLSSFAVLMAPIAVTESSPLTIITYVGLTLSLLCLFLAILTFLLCRSIRNVSTSLHLQLCLCLFLADLLFLTPVTRSLSQVVCAVIAGLLHNLFLACFTWMFLEGLYLFLTVKKLKVVNYTSASRFKKRFMYPFGYGFPALVVAISAGVNPEGYESSTHCWLSLERGFHWSFLGPVCAIILINIMFFVLTLWILRNRLFSLNADVSTVRDHRLLTFKAIAQLFLLGCTWSLGLLQVGPAAIVMAYLFTIVSSLQGAFIFLVHYLLNGQRSSQSFAFSNTVNVAHSEQGRARTFIRLQCQSSRPRTTLAANACLKHPAGSQGG